From Primulina tabacum isolate GXHZ01 chromosome 2, ASM2559414v2, whole genome shotgun sequence, one genomic window encodes:
- the LOC142530861 gene encoding uncharacterized protein LOC142530861 produces MGFGWRLRWLMGFGWRLRELLLLFFQMVSSFTDVSTSRSLKSRKYEVLVPRNFQHKAWIKDLGKSGGFLKLEGLILRRKNIELADYPETGANNNHDPKPPGRI; encoded by the exons ATGGGTTTTGGGTGGCGGTTGCGGTGGCTTATGGGTTTTGGGTGGCGGTTGCGGGAATTGCTGCTACTTTTCTTCCAGATGGTGTCCTCGTTCACGGATGTTTCGACCTCCA GGAGCTTGAAATCAAGGAAGTATGAGGTTCTCGTACCCAGGAATTTCCAGCACAAG GCTTGGATTAAAGATTTGGGAAAATCTGGTGGATTCTTGAAATTGGAAGGATTGATCTTAAGAAGAAAGAATATTGAGCTTGCAGACTATCCAGAGACAGGAGCAAACAACAATCATGATCCGAAGCCTCCCGGAAGGATATAA